GACGGCCAGCGCCGCTTCGTGAAACGCCGCGGCCATCACCACGCTCGCGGTCTTGCGCCCGACCCCCGCCAGGGATTCGAGCGCTTCGCGGTCGTGCGGCACGCGGCCGCCGAAACGTTCGACCAGATCGCGCGCGCAGGCGACGATGTTCTTGCTCTTCATCCGGAAGAAGCCCGTCGACTTGATGATGCGCTCGACGTCGGCGAGATCGGCGCGGGCCAGCTTCTCGGGCGTCGGGTACTTCTCAAAGAGCGCCGGGGTCGTCATGTTCACCCGCACATCGGTCGTCTGCGCGGAGAGAATTACCGCGATCAACAGCTCGAAATCGCTGCCGTATTCGAGCGCGGTCACCGCCTGCGGATAGGTCCGCTCCAAAATCGCCAGCTCTTCGAGCGCGACCTTACGCGTAACTTTCTTCGCCGGAAACGGAATGCGCGGCACCGCCATTCTTTCTTTTAAATTCGCGTTAAGTCCCTTGAGCATGCGCGGCAGGAGTTCGCGACTCGCTGCGAACCTCTCGCACGATGCACGCCGCGAGCAAACTCACGCTACTCGCAGTCGCGGCGGTCGCCGGGTGCGCGCCCGGTTCGCCGGTTGTACAAACGGCCTATCCGCGCGCCGCTCGCGCCGG
The nucleotide sequence above comes from Candidatus Cybelea sp.. Encoded proteins:
- the nth gene encoding endonuclease III — encoded protein: MPRIPFPAKKVTRKVALEELAILERTYPQAVTALEYGSDFELLIAVILSAQTTDVRVNMTTPALFEKYPTPEKLARADLADVERIIKSTGFFRMKSKNIVACARDLVERFGGRVPHDREALESLAGVGRKTASVVMAAAFHEAALAVDTHVFRVSHRLGLTLGTTPRQVEEDVTSLVPKNKWGDASHWLILHGRQICKAPTPRCPECPVNTLCPTPRIIKRIRSLPR